In one Mesorhizobium australicum genomic region, the following are encoded:
- the trbF gene encoding conjugal transfer protein TrbF has product MTFFKRATTHYGKTPEPETPYQRAAQVWDERIGSARVQARNWRLMAFGCLILSAGLACAHVWQSARGTVVPWVVEVDRTGEARAVEPATADYRPTDPQIAFHLARFIEQVRGLPADPIVVRQNWLRAYEFTTDRGAVALNDYARSNDPFTRVGRQQVAVEVSSVIRASPNSFRVAWTERRYEDGQLAGTERWTAILTVVIQPPRDAERLRRNPLGVFVNAINWSKELGQ; this is encoded by the coding sequence ATGACCTTCTTCAAGCGAGCCACGACACACTACGGCAAGACGCCGGAACCCGAGACACCCTACCAGCGGGCGGCTCAAGTCTGGGACGAGCGAATCGGCTCCGCCCGCGTTCAGGCACGGAACTGGCGGCTGATGGCCTTCGGCTGCCTGATCCTGTCGGCCGGCTTAGCCTGTGCTCACGTTTGGCAATCGGCGCGTGGAACCGTCGTGCCGTGGGTGGTCGAGGTGGACCGCACTGGCGAGGCCCGCGCGGTCGAACCCGCCACCGCCGATTATCGGCCGACCGATCCGCAGATCGCCTTCCATCTGGCGCGCTTCATCGAGCAGGTCCGCGGCCTGCCCGCCGACCCGATCGTCGTTCGCCAGAACTGGTTGAGGGCCTATGAGTTCACAACCGACCGCGGTGCAGTCGCCCTCAACGACTATGCGCGCTCAAACGATCCGTTCACCCGTGTCGGCCGCCAGCAGGTTGCGGTCGAGGTCTCGAGCGTGATCCGCGCCTCGCCGAACTCCTTCCGCGTCGCCTGGACGGAACGCCGCTACGAGGACGGCCAGCTCGCCGGCACCGAACGCTGGACCGCCATCCTCACCGTCGTCATCCAGCCGCCGCGCGATGCGGAACGCCTGCGCCGCAATCCACTCGGTGTCTTCGTCAATGCCATCAACTGGTCAAAGGAGCTGGGACAATGA
- the trbG gene encoding P-type conjugative transfer protein TrbG, with product MSRPTIRRADTPAFRSSVSTLGVLLISTVTLAACATAPKPPQISYDADVPPLPAITVNTDEVAPRPILVPPAWTPSKGGDRASTTTGRVENANIAARVEPRKEGYYNAIQIYPWSEGALYQVYAAPGQITVLALEPGERLTGTGPIAAGDTARWIIGDTESGAGITRRIHVLVKPTRTDITTNLIITTDRRTYMIELRAGEKPYMPAVAWAYPQVASSRPSVSAAPIIPAQPARNYRYGLTGDTPPWRPVSVYDDGRHVYVEFPRGIVQGEMPPIFVIGSNGEPEIVNSRVHQNILIVDRLFGAAELRLGSGKQQQTVRIVRTDAVRSGLREGRRSSNRAAFQPTDARGLGGGPST from the coding sequence ATGAGCAGACCGACGATCCGCAGAGCCGATACTCCGGCTTTCCGCAGTTCCGTGTCCACGCTTGGCGTGCTCCTGATCTCGACCGTGACGCTCGCGGCTTGCGCTACCGCGCCGAAGCCGCCGCAGATCAGCTACGATGCTGACGTCCCGCCGCTACCGGCGATCACCGTCAACACCGACGAGGTGGCGCCGCGGCCGATCCTCGTGCCGCCGGCGTGGACGCCCTCGAAGGGCGGCGATCGCGCGAGCACGACAACTGGCCGCGTTGAGAACGCCAACATCGCGGCGCGTGTCGAGCCGCGCAAAGAGGGATATTACAACGCCATCCAAATCTATCCGTGGAGCGAAGGCGCGCTCTATCAGGTCTATGCCGCGCCCGGTCAGATCACTGTCCTCGCGCTGGAACCGGGCGAGCGCCTGACCGGGACCGGGCCGATCGCGGCCGGCGACACGGCCCGCTGGATCATCGGCGACACCGAATCCGGGGCGGGCATTACCCGCCGCATCCATGTTCTGGTGAAGCCGACGCGCACCGACATCACCACCAATCTGATCATCACGACGGACCGCCGAACCTACATGATCGAGCTGCGCGCCGGCGAGAAGCCCTACATGCCGGCAGTGGCGTGGGCCTACCCGCAAGTCGCGTCGTCGCGGCCCAGCGTTTCGGCCGCACCAATCATCCCGGCCCAGCCCGCGCGCAACTATCGCTACGGGCTGACTGGCGATACCCCACCCTGGCGGCCGGTTTCGGTCTATGACGACGGTCGCCATGTTTATGTCGAGTTTCCGCGTGGGATCGTTCAGGGCGAAATGCCGCCTATCTTCGTCATCGGCTCGAACGGCGAGCCCGAGATCGTCAACAGCCGCGTCCATCAGAACATCCTTATCGTCGACCGCCTGTTCGGCGCGGCCGAATTGCGGCTCGGGAGCGGCAAGCAGCAGCAGACCGTCAGGATCGTGCGCACCGATGCGGTGAGGAGCGGTCTCCGAGAGGGGAGGCGAAGCTCCAATAGGGCGGCTTTTCAACCGACGGACGCCCGGGGCCTTGGTGGAGGGCCTTCGACATGA
- a CDS encoding TrbI/VirB10 family protein: MIETDAGKGNGVRAATQDPVSAMRLRAEAPRVTRISRRVLTGLGLVAGLGIGAALIYALQTADRQHGEAELFTTDRRQTADGLRGLPSDYSGIPQLGPPLPGDLGGPIVRARQDGRAVPAEVLPVPQTNPEEQRRLADMEAARTSEVFFQTRTPAASGLVALQPTLGDPPPAIGGSGNQDRQLAFLKAEVDRRTIASDRVVAPASPFVLQAGSVIPAALITGIRSDLPGQITAQVTQHIYDSPTGGILLIPQGTRLVGEYDNGVAFGQRRVLLVWSRLIFPNGRSVVLARQLGADTAGYAGLEDGVDYHWWDLIKAAGLSTLLAVGAELTMDDEDRLIAAIHGGAQDTINDAGQQIIQRQLKVAPTLTIRPGFPVRVVVTRDLVLEPYGADR; this comes from the coding sequence ATGATTGAGACCGACGCAGGGAAGGGGAACGGGGTGCGCGCCGCGACGCAGGATCCTGTCAGCGCGATGCGTCTGCGGGCTGAAGCTCCAAGGGTGACGCGTATTTCACGCCGCGTGCTGACGGGACTCGGTCTCGTCGCAGGTCTCGGCATCGGCGCCGCGCTGATCTATGCGCTCCAGACCGCCGATCGCCAGCACGGCGAGGCGGAGCTATTCACCACCGACCGAAGGCAGACTGCCGACGGCCTGCGGGGCTTGCCTTCCGACTACAGCGGGATTCCGCAGCTCGGCCCACCGCTTCCCGGCGACCTCGGCGGCCCGATCGTCCGCGCCCGCCAGGACGGGCGAGCGGTTCCAGCCGAGGTGCTTCCCGTCCCGCAGACAAATCCCGAGGAACAACGCCGCCTCGCCGACATGGAAGCGGCCCGGACCAGCGAGGTCTTCTTCCAGACCCGAACGCCGGCTGCATCGGGACTTGTCGCTCTCCAGCCCACGCTCGGCGACCCTCCGCCGGCCATCGGTGGATCAGGAAACCAGGACCGGCAGCTCGCCTTCCTCAAAGCCGAGGTCGATCGCCGCACCATTGCAAGTGATCGTGTGGTCGCGCCGGCCTCGCCCTTCGTGCTGCAAGCCGGCTCCGTAATTCCGGCCGCACTCATCACCGGCATTCGTTCCGACCTTCCCGGCCAGATAACGGCGCAAGTCACCCAGCACATCTATGATAGTCCCACCGGCGGCATCCTTCTCATTCCTCAAGGCACCAGGCTTGTCGGCGAATACGATAATGGCGTCGCCTTTGGTCAGCGTCGCGTCCTTCTGGTGTGGTCGCGGCTGATCTTCCCGAACGGTCGCTCCGTCGTGCTGGCGCGCCAGCTCGGCGCGGACACCGCCGGCTACGCCGGCCTCGAAGACGGTGTCGACTATCACTGGTGGGATCTGATCAAGGCGGCCGGCCTCTCCACGCTGCTCGCCGTCGGCGCGGAGCTGACGATGGACGACGAGGACCGACTCATCGCGGCTATCCACGGCGGCGCCCAGGATACGATCAACGACGCCGGCCAGCAAATCATCCAGCGCCAGTTGAAGGTCGCGCCGACGCTCACGATCCGTCCCGGCTTCCCGGTCCGGGTGGTCGTCACGCGAGATCTCGTGCTCGAACCCTATGGAGCAGACCGATGA
- a CDS encoding DUF2274 domain-containing protein gives MTKLKLGAIHDDKPTKITVELPAALHRDLLTYAEILGRETGQPVGDPAKLIAPMVGRFMATDRAFAKARRNPQPPMSAKA, from the coding sequence ATGACCAAACTCAAGCTCGGTGCTATTCATGACGACAAACCGACCAAGATCACCGTGGAGTTGCCGGCGGCGCTGCATCGTGACCTCCTAACCTACGCCGAGATTCTGGGCCGCGAGACGGGCCAACCGGTCGGCGATCCGGCCAAGTTGATCGCCCCGATGGTGGGGCGCTTCATGGCGACCGATCGCGCATTTGCAAAGGCGAGGCGGAACCCTCAGCCCCCGATGTCTGCAAAGGCTTAG
- a CDS encoding pilus assembly protein yields the protein MAFSGALDVVNLQRKSVELQNSLDSAALAIGTVYYSGMTTAELEALRKDVFSANMLTAEGVPSEFEYEDAEVSPLTATAEADGPDNYITVASHLTLEPLVRWSFEWRSAKSSVVRVEPGRSACVLALNGSASSSVKIQVSKQMDMEGCVLAANSKSDSAVTLDGAANLKAECVLTSGRTSGLGVADLECPEVLEKQYPSVDPLAGVEPPSYTSCQSVPEGKTKTLSRGTYCDKTISGEVTLEAGVYILRGGRVNLGGNGFLRGAGVTIFLMDAEFTINGNEIVQLSPPETGPYAGITIYQPKSNTNGIDQRNVRFLRRRLPLRAGSPCLLHRQCRRDRRWRMPAHRRRYDRVQRQFPVWGKLRG from the coding sequence ATGGCATTTTCCGGCGCGCTCGATGTGGTCAACCTCCAGCGCAAGAGTGTCGAGCTTCAGAATTCACTCGATTCCGCAGCCCTGGCGATCGGGACGGTCTACTATTCCGGCATGACGACGGCGGAACTCGAGGCGCTCCGCAAAGACGTCTTTTCCGCCAACATGCTGACTGCCGAAGGGGTGCCTTCCGAGTTCGAATACGAGGACGCGGAAGTCAGCCCGCTGACGGCCACCGCGGAGGCGGATGGACCGGACAACTACATTACCGTCGCGTCGCATCTGACCCTGGAGCCGCTGGTACGCTGGTCGTTCGAATGGAGGAGCGCGAAAAGCAGCGTCGTGCGCGTGGAACCCGGCCGGTCGGCATGCGTCCTGGCTCTCAATGGAAGCGCCTCCTCGTCGGTCAAGATTCAGGTTTCGAAGCAGATGGACATGGAGGGCTGCGTGCTGGCGGCCAATTCGAAGTCCGACTCGGCAGTGACGCTCGATGGTGCGGCCAACCTCAAGGCCGAATGCGTGCTCACCTCCGGACGGACGTCGGGGCTCGGCGTGGCCGATCTCGAGTGCCCCGAAGTGCTCGAGAAGCAATATCCGTCCGTCGATCCGCTGGCCGGGGTCGAGCCGCCCAGCTATACGAGCTGCCAGTCCGTTCCGGAAGGAAAGACCAAGACCCTTTCTCGGGGGACCTATTGCGACAAGACGATTTCGGGAGAAGTGACACTCGAAGCGGGCGTCTATATCCTCCGCGGCGGCCGCGTGAATCTCGGCGGAAACGGTTTCCTGAGAGGCGCGGGCGTGACGATCTTCCTGATGGACGCGGAGTTCACCATCAACGGGAACGAGATCGTACAGCTCTCTCCGCCGGAAACCGGCCCCTATGCGGGCATTACTATCTACCAGCCGAAGAGCAACACCAACGGTATCGATCAACGGAACGTCCGGTTCCTTCGTCGACGGCTTCCTCTACGCGCCGGGAGCCCATGTCTCCTTCACCGGCAATGCCGGCGCGACCGCCGATGGCGAATGCCTGCGCATCGTCGGAGATACGATCGAGTTCAACGGCAATTCCCGGTATGGGGCAAACTGCGAGGGTAA
- a CDS encoding DUF6088 family protein yields MKRARARGRGGVFTPSDFLDVAGRSAIDQALSRLAKGGQLRRLTRGLYDFPKIHPNLGPLSPTPDDVAQALARETGSQVQIAGARAANALGLSTQVPAKSTYLTDGPSRRVVLGKRVVDLRHASPKHLIAPGSPAGTVVQALRHVGPVRAADVAQVAARRLSANDKKTLGSTAVQAPAWMRPTLVSIANTVSGELDG; encoded by the coding sequence ATGAAGCGGGCCCGTGCACGGGGGCGTGGCGGCGTCTTCACGCCCAGTGACTTCTTGGACGTGGCGGGGCGGTCGGCGATCGACCAGGCGCTTTCGCGATTGGCCAAGGGTGGGCAGCTCCGCCGTCTGACCCGGGGCCTTTACGATTTCCCGAAGATTCATCCGAATCTCGGCCCGCTTTCACCGACGCCCGACGACGTGGCCCAGGCGCTGGCGCGCGAGACAGGATCGCAAGTGCAGATCGCCGGCGCTCGCGCGGCCAATGCGCTCGGCCTCTCAACCCAGGTTCCGGCGAAGAGTACCTACCTGACCGACGGACCTTCCCGGCGCGTCGTGCTTGGCAAGCGCGTAGTCGATCTTCGTCATGCTTCGCCCAAGCACCTCATCGCTCCGGGCAGTCCGGCTGGCACCGTAGTACAGGCCCTTCGTCATGTTGGGCCCGTCCGTGCTGCGGACGTGGCGCAGGTCGCAGCCCGTCGCCTGTCGGCCAACGACAAGAAGACGCTGGGATCCACAGCCGTCCAGGCGCCTGCCTGGATGCGGCCGACGCTCGTCTCCATCGCAAACACGGTGTCGGGCGAGTTGGATGGATAA
- a CDS encoding class I SAM-dependent methyltransferase: MAMKKTAPRADAKPGASEKVDIGKSYDTYFASGLYRSRYPRPNRRTLRTLEQLLPIEGRLLDYGAGEGRYCLSLAKSHAAHVVAVDISTTARFTLANRARDMNLADRVVICEPGDATYRAEISDDGGFNVALLGFGVLGHVAGRSRRLALLLELRDALSPHGHLVLGLPNAMRRFRAEQARYAPRVHTGEFEEGDIQYERVSDAGTVPLFYHLFRRGEIYADLDEAGYVVERLTSESMLPETVVTNSKALALIDDLACSALPADRGYGYLVIARPRN; this comes from the coding sequence ATGGCGATGAAGAAGACGGCGCCTCGTGCGGACGCGAAACCGGGCGCCAGCGAAAAGGTCGACATTGGCAAGAGCTATGACACTTATTTCGCCTCCGGCCTCTACCGGTCGCGTTACCCCCGGCCAAACAGGCGAACCCTGCGCACGCTGGAACAGCTTCTTCCCATCGAAGGCCGCCTTCTCGACTACGGCGCCGGCGAGGGACGCTATTGCCTGAGCCTGGCGAAATCGCACGCGGCTCATGTCGTTGCCGTCGACATCAGCACCACCGCACGCTTTACGCTGGCGAACCGAGCGCGCGACATGAACCTCGCCGACCGCGTTGTCATATGCGAACCAGGCGATGCGACCTATCGTGCCGAGATCAGCGACGATGGTGGTTTCAACGTGGCGTTGCTCGGCTTCGGTGTGCTGGGCCATGTGGCCGGCCGCTCTCGGCGCCTGGCGCTGCTCCTGGAATTGCGCGACGCGCTATCGCCGCACGGACACCTGGTTCTCGGCCTGCCCAATGCGATGCGGCGTTTCCGGGCCGAGCAGGCCCGATACGCGCCCCGTGTGCACACCGGAGAATTCGAGGAAGGCGACATCCAGTACGAACGGGTGTCCGACGCAGGCACCGTTCCGCTCTTCTACCACCTTTTCCGTCGGGGCGAGATCTATGCCGATCTTGACGAGGCTGGTTATGTGGTCGAGCGGCTGACGAGCGAAAGCATGTTGCCGGAGACCGTCGTCACGAACTCGAAAGCGCTGGCGCTCATCGACGACCTGGCATGCAGCGCGCTGCCAGCCGACCGCGGCTACGGCTATCTGGTTATCGCGCGTCCCCGAAATTAA
- a CDS encoding solute carrier family 23 protein: MADQGGREHPVSCELNVQPTDQPGRLSMRRPDTLLYWIDEVPPARFALGLALQQAAFLGALMAVPALFARTTGMDHAQFLNLAACGLIYSAAALLLQSLGRFGIGAGMFLPVQSTTSVLPILALATTTSGLGGGFGMFAICGLSMIIFSFILPRLKAIFTVEVAGLAMLLIGSGIGVIGLKLIFSVADGAAPSPQRIGIAAATLAVMVICNVWVKGSLRLFATLTGLGVGLVLSFAAGIVLPSDLAVFDSASFFRLPSLQQFGWQFDPDLLVPAIVTGFSLSLTSMGVQIAAQRFNDADFSRPDFESIGRGVRAEGLAQIFASAINALPMVASGGAASLALASGCTSRHLAVWTAGLLVVIALCPKIIVAWMILPPEVLGALFLFLSSFATIGGIQMIGLRMLDNRRTLAIGIPLLVFLTYDGIRESLDKMLPVARYIDFSQFALVLTLAVTLQSIFRIGIGRRTRRVFTVASTHFEEMIEFIESQGRIWGARHESVRRAELASWQTFELLMDNHLLADDCEAIEIETKLNEHNLTIFVRYKGTLPELSNRRPSAEEMIEDVDAPRHMAGYLIGRLADGVRTRTVSNRAELRLTFKD, translated from the coding sequence GTGGCAGACCAGGGCGGGCGAGAGCACCCTGTTTCCTGTGAGTTAAACGTCCAACCGACCGACCAGCCCGGAAGACTGTCGATGCGCCGTCCGGACACTCTCCTCTATTGGATAGACGAAGTGCCGCCTGCGCGCTTCGCGCTCGGTCTGGCGCTGCAGCAGGCCGCCTTCCTCGGCGCCTTGATGGCCGTGCCCGCCCTGTTTGCCCGCACCACAGGCATGGATCACGCCCAATTCCTCAATCTCGCGGCCTGCGGCCTGATCTATTCGGCAGCGGCATTGCTTCTCCAGTCGCTGGGTCGCTTCGGGATCGGGGCCGGAATGTTTCTTCCGGTCCAAAGCACAACCTCCGTATTGCCGATCCTTGCCCTCGCCACGACGACATCAGGCCTTGGCGGAGGCTTCGGCATGTTTGCGATCTGCGGCCTATCGATGATCATCTTCAGTTTCATCCTGCCACGCCTGAAGGCGATCTTCACCGTGGAGGTGGCTGGCCTTGCCATGCTGCTGATCGGTTCCGGCATTGGCGTCATCGGCTTGAAGCTGATTTTTTCAGTAGCTGACGGGGCTGCGCCCTCCCCCCAGCGCATCGGCATCGCGGCAGCGACGCTGGCGGTGATGGTCATCTGCAATGTCTGGGTAAAGGGCAGTCTTCGCCTGTTCGCCACCCTCACGGGGCTGGGAGTCGGACTGGTTCTCAGTTTTGCGGCCGGCATCGTGCTGCCTTCCGATCTCGCGGTATTCGACAGCGCCAGCTTCTTTCGCCTGCCCTCCCTGCAGCAGTTCGGCTGGCAGTTCGACCCGGACTTGCTGGTACCGGCCATCGTCACCGGCTTCTCGCTATCGTTGACCTCCATGGGCGTGCAGATTGCGGCGCAACGCTTCAACGACGCCGACTTCTCGCGACCGGATTTCGAGTCCATCGGCCGCGGCGTGCGCGCCGAGGGGCTGGCGCAGATATTCGCCTCCGCCATCAATGCGCTGCCGATGGTCGCCAGCGGCGGCGCGGCGAGCCTGGCGCTCGCGTCCGGGTGTACCAGCCGCCATCTCGCCGTATGGACCGCGGGCTTGCTGGTCGTGATCGCCCTCTGCCCCAAGATCATCGTCGCGTGGATGATCCTGCCTCCCGAAGTGCTCGGCGCACTTTTCCTGTTTCTCTCATCTTTCGCCACGATCGGCGGCATCCAGATGATCGGCTTGCGGATGCTGGACAACCGCCGCACGCTGGCCATCGGCATACCGCTGCTTGTCTTCCTGACCTATGACGGCATCCGGGAAAGCCTGGACAAGATGCTCCCGGTCGCCCGCTATATCGATTTTTCCCAGTTCGCGCTTGTGCTGACTTTGGCGGTCACCCTCCAGTCCATTTTCCGCATCGGCATCGGCCGCCGCACCCGCAGGGTCTTCACGGTGGCCTCGACGCATTTCGAGGAAATGATCGAATTCATCGAAAGCCAGGGCCGCATCTGGGGGGCACGTCACGAGTCGGTCAGACGAGCCGAACTCGCCTCCTGGCAGACCTTCGAACTGTTGATGGACAACCACTTGCTCGCCGACGACTGCGAGGCGATCGAGATCGAAACCAAGCTGAACGAGCACAACCTGACGATCTTCGTTCGCTACAAGGGGACACTGCCGGAACTCTCCAACCGCCGCCCCAGCGCGGAAGAGATGATCGAGGATGTCGATGCCCCGCGCCACATGGCCGGCTATCTGATCGGTCGCCTTGCCGACGGCGTCCGGACGCGAACGGTGAGCAACCGAGCCGAGCTGCGCCTGACATTCAAGGATTGA
- a CDS encoding carbonic anhydrase — translation MAFKASHYGREPGLMQSLVEDGQAPATLMISCSDSRVDPAILSGAKPGELFTVRNVANLVPPYQPGPSLHGTGAAIEYAVRDLGVDHIVVMGHAHCGGIKALINGAGGQRMARDFINDWVEIALDACRLHVNDPKTQGGRREVSLDLLRENAFLVERAAIAGSLKNLLTYPWLRERVDAGTLQLHGWWFDLETGDLWQTRAGESTLFPVS, via the coding sequence ATGGCATTCAAGGCCAGCCATTACGGGCGTGAACCTGGCCTCATGCAGTCGCTTGTCGAGGATGGCCAGGCGCCGGCAACCCTGATGATCTCGTGTTCCGACAGCCGCGTCGATCCGGCGATCCTGTCGGGCGCGAAACCTGGCGAACTGTTCACAGTGCGCAACGTTGCCAATCTGGTTCCCCCTTATCAGCCGGGTCCGTCGCTGCATGGCACGGGCGCGGCGATCGAATATGCGGTCCGCGACCTCGGGGTCGACCACATCGTCGTGATGGGCCATGCTCATTGCGGGGGCATCAAGGCGCTGATCAACGGCGCTGGCGGGCAGCGCATGGCGCGCGACTTCATCAACGACTGGGTCGAAATCGCCCTCGATGCCTGCAGGCTGCACGTCAATGACCCCAAGACCCAGGGCGGGCGACGCGAAGTCTCGCTGGATCTGCTGCGGGAAAACGCCTTCTTGGTGGAGCGGGCGGCCATCGCCGGATCTCTCAAGAACCTGCTGACCTATCCGTGGCTGCGCGAACGCGTGGATGCCGGAACGTTGCAATTGCACGGTTGGTGGTTCGACCTCGAGACAGGAGATCTGTGGCAGACCAGGGCGGGCGAGAGCACCCTGTTTCCTGTGAGTTAA
- a CDS encoding STAS domain-containing protein, whose product MGITFERVGNATVASLQGRLDSSNSSTVETELFNQLGDGGFVLDVSKLDYISSAGLRVVLVVAKRLKQSGSAFLLAGMQPHIRDVFEISGFLSLLAVAENRDEALTRV is encoded by the coding sequence ATGGGCATCACGTTTGAAAGGGTGGGCAATGCGACCGTCGCCAGCTTGCAGGGGCGGCTCGACAGCAGCAACTCCTCCACCGTCGAGACTGAACTCTTCAATCAGCTGGGCGATGGCGGCTTCGTTCTGGATGTGAGCAAGCTCGATTACATTTCAAGCGCGGGTTTGCGGGTCGTTCTCGTCGTGGCCAAGCGCCTGAAACAGTCGGGCAGCGCCTTCCTTCTAGCTGGCATGCAGCCGCATATCCGGGATGTGTTCGAGATTTCCGGCTTTCTCAGCCTTCTCGCCGTGGCGGAAAATCGCGACGAGGCACTGACGCGCGTCTGA
- a CDS encoding PP2C family protein-serine/threonine phosphatase, translated as MLLRGCVETHESCYPQNVSGFAKALSGLVQDQGDISSPRGATPHGWRPSARTQARSRRDIGDDRHKTGRDQSARRRRRGVTLTRRLILMVAACITLAIITISIVFGWLGRHALIEQAEAQAQAVARIVAESARLTEISLEEMQSVLVDDLSTLAFAIASMPAQASPDFGNLLAEVAARGNISSLWLVDKDLAVLASSVGDYGAVVSGESLPDGLPRAALDALTSGRRFRLPLGGAIDGVRYVGVRVDGGRALIAGQPDAVLDPVRAANSLPVLLAALINRDGMRAIQVFDDAQVSMASVGDDMPETAGRLAARAIEGTAADFDFGQARLLVAAPIRDTAGITIGATVLSMSTQRLEDMLLDYLYYGMLAAGLVLAVGVGVAGLFAGRIARPVSAMTAAANQVDSRVFRPESLNPLARRADELGTLARVFQHMAIEVQAREEHLEAQVRARTTELEQKNRLLEESKRRVEAELDAARSLQAAILPQGLPAHPSYAGNATMIPARELGGDFYDFFAIDDRHLGIVIADVSGKGVPAAFFMAISRTVLQSSARENRSAGTCLAAANTMLCGQNPMDLFVTTFYGILDTETGTLTYANGGHNPPMVIRRLDGSVQDLPRTGGVALGVAPGLDYAEKSVMLKEGDTLFLYTDGISEAMDGDGREFTEARLRSALTDAHRLTVELVLADVTNAVGNFVGAAEQSDDITCLVIRYNGPRSNQS; from the coding sequence ATGCTGCTGAGAGGATGCGTCGAAACGCATGAATCGTGTTACCCACAAAATGTTTCTGGCTTTGCAAAAGCCCTATCCGGTCTCGTTCAAGATCAAGGGGATATCTCCTCACCCAGGGGAGCGACGCCTCATGGCTGGCGCCCCTCCGCTCGAACGCAAGCTCGATCTCGCCGCGACATTGGGGACGATCGCCATAAAACGGGAAGAGATCAAAGTGCCCGCCGACGGAGGCGCGGCGTGACCCTGACCCGGCGCCTCATCCTCATGGTCGCCGCCTGCATCACGCTGGCGATCATCACCATCAGCATCGTGTTCGGCTGGCTCGGACGACACGCGCTCATCGAGCAGGCCGAGGCGCAGGCGCAAGCCGTCGCCCGCATTGTCGCCGAAAGCGCCCGCCTCACCGAAATATCGCTGGAGGAGATGCAGTCGGTCCTTGTCGACGATCTGTCCACATTGGCTTTCGCCATTGCCAGCATGCCGGCGCAGGCCAGTCCGGACTTCGGCAATCTGCTCGCGGAAGTCGCTGCACGCGGCAATATCTCCTCCCTTTGGCTGGTCGACAAGGACCTCGCGGTGCTGGCAAGTTCCGTTGGCGACTATGGAGCGGTGGTCAGCGGCGAGAGCCTTCCAGACGGCCTGCCTCGCGCAGCACTGGATGCCTTGACGAGCGGTCGCCGCTTCCGCCTGCCGCTCGGTGGGGCGATCGACGGCGTCCGCTATGTCGGCGTGCGTGTCGACGGCGGACGGGCGCTGATTGCCGGCCAACCAGATGCCGTTCTCGATCCGGTACGCGCGGCCAACAGCCTGCCGGTGCTCCTGGCTGCGCTGATCAATCGGGACGGGATGAGGGCGATACAGGTTTTCGACGACGCCCAGGTATCGATGGCTTCGGTGGGCGACGACATGCCGGAGACAGCCGGCAGGCTCGCGGCGAGGGCGATCGAAGGCACCGCCGCCGACTTCGACTTCGGGCAAGCGCGTCTTCTCGTGGCCGCGCCTATCCGCGATACGGCCGGCATCACCATTGGTGCAACCGTTCTGTCGATGTCGACGCAGCGGCTGGAGGACATGCTGCTCGACTATCTCTATTACGGCATGCTTGCCGCAGGTCTCGTACTTGCGGTCGGCGTCGGCGTCGCCGGACTGTTCGCCGGCCGCATCGCCCGCCCGGTCTCCGCAATGACCGCGGCCGCAAATCAAGTCGACAGTCGCGTCTTTCGCCCGGAAAGCCTGAATCCGCTCGCCCGACGGGCCGATGAACTGGGTACGCTCGCCCGCGTATTCCAGCATATGGCCATCGAGGTGCAGGCTCGTGAGGAACATCTCGAGGCCCAGGTCCGCGCGCGCACAACGGAATTGGAGCAGAAGAACAGACTGCTGGAGGAATCCAAACGCCGGGTCGAGGCGGAACTCGATGCGGCACGCTCGCTTCAGGCCGCAATCCTGCCGCAAGGGCTGCCCGCGCACCCTTCCTATGCGGGCAACGCGACGATGATTCCCGCACGCGAGCTTGGCGGCGACTTCTACGATTTCTTCGCCATCGACGACCGCCATCTGGGTATCGTGATCGCCGATGTTTCGGGCAAGGGTGTGCCGGCGGCGTTTTTCATGGCGATCTCCCGTACCGTGCTGCAATCCAGCGCGCGCGAGAACCGCTCGGCCGGCACCTGCCTCGCGGCGGCGAACACGATGCTGTGCGGTCAGAACCCGATGGACCTGTTCGTAACCACCTTCTACGGCATTCTCGACACGGAAACCGGCACGCTGACCTATGCCAATGGCGGGCACAACCCACCCATGGTCATCCGCCGCCTGGACGGCAGCGTACAGGACCTGCCGCGCACCGGAGGCGTGGCGCTGGGGGTGGCGCCTGGACTTGATTATGCGGAAAAGAGCGTGATGCTGAAGGAGGGTGACACGCTATTTCTCTATACCGACGGCATATCGGAGGCGATGGACGGCGACGGGAGGGAATTCACCGAAGCGCGTCTGCGGAGCGCACTGACCGACGCGCATAGGCTGACCGTCGAACTCGTGCTTGCCGATGTCACGAACGCCGTCGGTAATTTCGTTGGCGCGGCCGAACAGTCGGACGACATTACTTGCCTTGTCATCCGCTACAATGGTCCGCGCAGCAACCAGTCCTGA